One window of Brevibacterium pigmentatum genomic DNA carries:
- a CDS encoding (R)-mandelonitrile lyase has protein sequence MSHRILPTTPTAKNPPEQFSGDVWVDPIASPQEDGQTMVVARVRFSPGAHTAWHSHAKGQTLHVTSGTALFGTRDGDVIEARPGQTVYCPAGEEHWHGAAPETFMEHIAMLENAEDPAQTTTWLEHVDEADLNRPRG, from the coding sequence ATGAGCCACCGCATTCTCCCAACGACACCGACAGCGAAGAACCCGCCCGAGCAATTCAGCGGCGATGTGTGGGTCGATCCCATCGCCTCCCCGCAGGAGGACGGCCAGACCATGGTCGTCGCACGGGTTCGATTCTCCCCTGGCGCACACACCGCATGGCATTCGCACGCCAAGGGTCAGACTCTGCATGTGACCAGCGGAACCGCTCTGTTCGGCACACGCGACGGTGACGTTATCGAGGCCCGCCCGGGGCAGACCGTCTACTGTCCGGCAGGCGAGGAACACTGGCACGGAGCCGCCCCCGAGACATTCATGGAACACATCGCCATGCTCGAGAACGCCGAGGATCCCGCTCAGACGACCACCTGGCTCGAGCACGTGGACGAGGCGGACCTGAATCGTCCGCGAGGCTGA
- a CDS encoding helix-turn-helix domain-containing protein yields the protein MDNRAEVREFLMSRRAKITPDRVGLPTHGTRRVPGLRRSEVAALAGLSVEYYSKLERGAIGGASAAVLEALAEALLLNDTERGHLVDLARAADGIPTSGRRRRPVTAQRPPHETLFWMLDSIKESIAFVRNDMQDMVAVNELGRAFYSPVIGDGGRTPNLARFQFLDPASKDFYPDWELFAQMCVAIIRSAAGRDPHNRGIQDLVGELSTQSETFRILWAQHDVRTHGTGMKRFNHPVVGELVLAFEELRITAEDGLALLIYTAEPGSESEQKLRLLASWAAPTTETERRPENQLPENKGHRS from the coding sequence ATGGACAACCGGGCCGAAGTACGCGAATTCCTCATGTCACGGCGGGCGAAGATCACCCCTGATCGGGTGGGCCTTCCCACCCACGGCACGAGGCGAGTGCCGGGCCTGCGCCGCAGCGAGGTCGCGGCCCTGGCCGGACTGAGCGTCGAGTACTACTCAAAACTCGAACGGGGCGCGATCGGAGGGGCTTCCGCGGCTGTCCTCGAAGCGCTCGCCGAGGCTCTGCTGCTTAACGACACCGAGCGGGGCCACCTCGTTGATCTCGCCCGTGCCGCCGACGGCATTCCGACCTCGGGTCGCAGACGACGTCCCGTGACCGCTCAGCGTCCACCGCACGAGACGCTGTTCTGGATGCTCGATTCGATCAAGGAATCGATCGCCTTCGTCCGCAACGATATGCAGGACATGGTCGCCGTCAACGAACTCGGCCGAGCCTTCTACTCGCCGGTCATCGGGGATGGCGGACGGACACCGAACCTGGCGCGATTCCAGTTCCTCGATCCCGCATCGAAGGACTTCTATCCGGACTGGGAACTCTTCGCACAGATGTGCGTGGCGATCATCCGCAGCGCGGCAGGAAGGGATCCCCACAATCGCGGAATCCAGGACCTCGTCGGGGAACTGTCGACTCAGAGCGAGACGTTCCGAATCCTGTGGGCTCAACATGATGTCCGCACGCACGGGACGGGGATGAAGCGCTTCAACCATCCGGTCGTGGGCGAGCTCGTCCTCGCCTTCGAGGAGCTGCGGATCACCGCCGAAGACGGCCTCGCCCTCCTCATCTACACAGCAGAACCTGGCTCGGAATCGGAGCAGAAGCTGCGTCTGCTCGCCTCGTGGGCGGCGCCGACGACCGAGACCGAACGACGACCCGAGAACCAACTTCCTGAGAACAAGGGACACCGATCATGA
- a CDS encoding acyl-CoA thioesterase, whose protein sequence is MNFYTRKWVRPEDLNANGSLFGGSLLRWIDEEAAIYAIIQLGNHRVVTKLISEIDFQASAREGDLIEMGLIATQFGRTSLTMKARVRNMITRKTILSIEKIVFVGVDEDGTPVPHGYTTITYDRDRMPHPQP, encoded by the coding sequence ATGAACTTCTATACCCGCAAATGGGTGCGGCCTGAGGACCTCAACGCCAACGGCTCCCTCTTCGGCGGCAGCCTGCTGAGGTGGATCGACGAGGAGGCCGCGATCTACGCGATCATCCAGCTCGGCAACCATCGAGTTGTGACGAAGCTGATCTCGGAGATCGACTTCCAGGCTTCGGCGAGGGAAGGCGATCTCATCGAGATGGGGCTCATCGCAACCCAGTTCGGGCGTACGTCGCTGACGATGAAGGCGAGGGTGCGCAATATGATCACCCGGAAGACGATCCTCAGCATCGAGAAGATCGTATTCGTCGGAGTCGACGAGGACGGCACACCGGTTCCACACGGGTACACGACGATCACCTACGATCGCGACCGAATGCCCCACCCACAACCGTAG
- a CDS encoding SRPBCC family protein — protein sequence MTRTMQVSDSMVIKADAAALWEQVADPTQMARWSPENTGASTRTTAGPLQTGDVFEGTNRRGPATWVTECVVTESVPGKRFAFTVRRIGPRTPSIEGANASWAYEFEDLGGATRVTESWTDDRRGWPDWLAWVFDHIVTRGRSFADFQRLNIRRTLTTMKDDFEREG from the coding sequence ATGACGCGAACGATGCAGGTCAGCGACAGTATGGTGATCAAAGCCGACGCCGCCGCACTCTGGGAGCAGGTCGCCGATCCGACCCAGATGGCCCGATGGAGTCCGGAGAACACGGGCGCAAGCACGCGCACGACTGCAGGTCCGCTGCAGACAGGCGACGTCTTCGAAGGCACGAACCGTCGCGGGCCGGCGACGTGGGTGACCGAATGCGTCGTCACCGAATCTGTGCCCGGCAAACGGTTCGCCTTCACCGTGCGCCGGATCGGACCCCGAACTCCCAGCATCGAAGGAGCGAACGCGAGCTGGGCCTACGAGTTCGAGGACCTCGGTGGGGCGACTCGAGTGACGGAGTCGTGGACAGACGATCGTCGCGGTTGGCCCGACTGGCTGGCCTGGGTCTTCGACCACATCGTCACACGTGGGAGGAGCTTCGCGGACTTCCAGCGATTGAACATTCGCCGGACGCTCACGACCATGAAGGACGATTTCGAACGCGAAGGATGA
- a CDS encoding uroporphyrinogen-III synthase produces MNQPQTDIGDELVGRRIVLTAQRRAEQLASALERHGAKIVHAPTLSVIPHIDDPELVTRTRELIEARPDIVVVTTGVGFTGWGDVAEAAGLHEEWHSMLAGARIYARGPKARGAIQGAGLSAHWVAESETSAEIQQVLLGEGVDGERIAVQHHGAGADGLDEAFAAAGADVRSLVIYRWGPAPDPAAVIDAVRLVAERRCDAVAFTSAPGAAAFLTAAEEQGLLSAVIEAFNESVVAAAVGDVTAAPLHEQGIRTVIPERFRLGALARVLISELAE; encoded by the coding sequence ATGAACCAGCCCCAAACTGACATCGGCGACGAGCTGGTCGGACGTCGCATCGTGCTCACAGCTCAGCGGCGCGCGGAACAGCTCGCCTCCGCCCTCGAGCGTCACGGTGCCAAGATCGTGCACGCCCCGACCCTTTCCGTCATTCCTCACATCGATGACCCTGAACTCGTCACACGCACCCGTGAACTCATCGAGGCCCGGCCGGACATCGTCGTGGTCACGACCGGCGTCGGATTCACCGGCTGGGGTGACGTGGCTGAAGCCGCGGGTCTGCACGAGGAGTGGCACTCGATGCTCGCCGGAGCACGGATATACGCCCGCGGCCCCAAGGCGCGCGGAGCGATTCAGGGGGCCGGACTGAGCGCTCACTGGGTCGCGGAATCCGAGACGAGCGCAGAGATCCAGCAGGTCCTTCTCGGCGAGGGCGTAGATGGTGAGCGCATTGCCGTACAGCATCACGGTGCCGGCGCCGACGGACTTGATGAGGCCTTCGCCGCAGCTGGCGCCGATGTCCGCTCCCTCGTCATCTACCGCTGGGGTCCGGCACCCGATCCGGCCGCCGTGATCGACGCGGTCCGACTCGTCGCGGAGCGCAGGTGCGATGCCGTGGCCTTCACCTCAGCACCCGGGGCGGCAGCATTTCTCACCGCGGCCGAGGAACAGGGACTGCTGTCGGCCGTGATCGAGGCGTTCAACGAATCGGTGGTGGCCGCAGCAGTCGGCGACGTCACCGCAGCACCGCTGCATGAACAGGGCATCAGAACCGTGATTCCCGAGCGATTCCGACTCGGAGCCCTCGCTCGCGTGCTGATCAGCGAACTCGCCGAATGA
- a CDS encoding LysR family transcriptional regulator — MDTTPNDLLVLLAVSRTAKFTTAAHNLGLTHSTVSRRIAALEKSLGGRVLARSDDGWELTDLGERAVAVAEQMETAVAELESPGQGPETVSGVVRMTATDGFSAYVASPAVAKLRRRHPGLSVEIVTVTRQALQQRSGLDIEVVVGEPRVHRAEAVELGDYELGLYASRDYLAANGTPASVEEVSDHRLVYFVDSMLQVDDLDAPRRLFPEMKDALTSTNVFVHVEATRAGAGIGFLPCFMADRHPDLVRLFPDSVAERLPYWMVLRPDSMRRPAIAAVVQGLKDEMLAHQAALEGRKLPRRDCATRI; from the coding sequence ATGGACACCACTCCCAACGATCTGCTCGTGCTGCTGGCCGTCTCCCGCACCGCCAAATTCACGACGGCGGCACACAACCTCGGTCTCACCCACTCGACGGTCTCCCGCCGCATCGCCGCCTTGGAGAAGTCCTTGGGCGGACGCGTGCTGGCTCGCTCGGATGACGGATGGGAGCTGACCGACCTCGGGGAACGAGCCGTTGCGGTGGCCGAACAGATGGAGACCGCGGTCGCTGAACTCGAGAGTCCCGGCCAGGGCCCGGAGACGGTGTCCGGAGTGGTGCGGATGACCGCGACGGATGGGTTCAGCGCCTATGTCGCCTCCCCGGCGGTCGCGAAGCTGCGACGTCGGCATCCCGGGCTGAGCGTCGAGATCGTCACCGTCACCAGGCAGGCCCTGCAGCAGCGGTCCGGTCTCGATATCGAGGTCGTCGTCGGCGAACCGCGCGTGCATCGGGCAGAGGCGGTCGAGCTCGGTGACTACGAACTCGGTCTCTACGCCTCGCGTGACTATCTCGCGGCCAACGGCACCCCCGCCTCGGTGGAGGAAGTCAGCGACCACCGGCTCGTCTATTTCGTCGATTCCATGCTCCAGGTCGACGACCTCGATGCGCCGAGGCGGCTGTTTCCCGAGATGAAGGATGCACTGACCTCGACGAACGTCTTCGTTCACGTCGAAGCGACGCGTGCGGGTGCCGGAATCGGCTTCCTCCCGTGTTTCATGGCCGACCGTCACCCCGACCTCGTGCGACTCTTCCCCGATTCGGTGGCCGAGCGACTGCCCTACTGGATGGTGCTCAGACCCGATTCGATGCGGCGACCGGCGATCGCCGCCGTCGTCCAGGGACTCAAGGATGAGATGCTCGCCCACCAGGCTGCTCTCGAAGGCCGGAAGTTGCCCCGGCGAGACTGCGCGACCAGGATATGA